The proteins below are encoded in one region of Aquisphaera giovannonii:
- a CDS encoding APC family permease, which translates to MSLSDYLFGRPLATDEEGEQRVGVWAGIPMLGLDALGSAAYGPEAALTLLIPLGAAGIGYIGPISTLIIALLFVVYISYRQTISAYPHGGGSYTVARENLGTTAGLLAAAALMLDYVLVVAVGISAGVGALVSAAPTLQPYMLPLCLVILTMITAVNLRGVRESGLAFLVPTYLFIVSMLAVLGVGVGKAVLSGGRPVPLEPPAPQGSAEAAAGLWVLMRAFASGCTAMTGVEAVSNGVSAFHEPTVKYARGTLTAIIGLLAVMLAGIAFLCRAYGVGATEPGGPGYQSVLSQLVAAVVGRGAFYYVTIGSVLGVLSLSANTGFADFPRLCRVVAQDGYLPNGFAHRGRRLVYSWGIFVLAALSASLLIAFGGITDHLIPLFAVGAFLAFTLSQAGMVVHWRREGGPNARRSAAINAVGAVCTALTLVIVLVSKFAEGAWIMVLLVPALLACFAFVNAHYRTVGREVATDLPLNATDLRPPLALLPVRGWSAITRKALRFALKVSDEVYALHIADDENAMLALEEGWERNVREPCRSAGVNPPKLIVVYSPYRRLYSPLRQVVSELQKTHPRRDVAVIVPQLVRTRWYHFLLHNQTASVIKVYLLLSGFRRVVVIDVPWYLSDSLPPAAPADAASSPAQPGRIRDEGPTGP; encoded by the coding sequence ATGTCGCTGTCCGATTATCTCTTCGGCCGCCCGCTGGCGACCGACGAGGAGGGCGAGCAGAGGGTCGGCGTGTGGGCGGGGATCCCGATGCTCGGGCTGGACGCCCTGGGCTCCGCGGCCTACGGGCCGGAGGCGGCGCTGACGCTCCTCATCCCGCTCGGCGCGGCCGGCATCGGCTACATCGGGCCGATCAGCACGCTGATCATCGCGCTGCTCTTCGTCGTCTACATCTCGTATCGCCAGACGATCTCGGCGTACCCGCACGGCGGCGGCTCGTACACCGTGGCCCGCGAGAACCTGGGGACGACGGCCGGGCTCCTGGCCGCGGCGGCCCTGATGCTCGACTACGTGCTCGTCGTCGCGGTCGGGATCTCGGCCGGCGTCGGGGCGCTGGTCTCCGCCGCGCCGACCCTCCAGCCCTACATGCTGCCGCTCTGCCTGGTGATCCTAACGATGATCACCGCCGTGAACCTCCGCGGGGTTCGCGAGTCCGGGCTGGCCTTCCTGGTGCCGACGTACCTGTTCATCGTGTCGATGCTCGCGGTCCTGGGGGTCGGCGTGGGGAAGGCCGTCCTTTCCGGGGGCCGGCCGGTCCCGCTGGAGCCCCCGGCGCCGCAGGGATCGGCCGAGGCGGCGGCGGGGCTCTGGGTCCTGATGCGCGCCTTCGCGAGCGGCTGCACGGCGATGACGGGGGTCGAGGCGGTCAGCAACGGCGTCTCGGCCTTCCACGAGCCGACGGTCAAGTACGCCCGCGGGACGCTGACGGCCATCATCGGGCTCCTGGCGGTGATGCTGGCGGGGATCGCGTTCCTCTGCCGGGCCTACGGAGTCGGCGCGACCGAGCCCGGCGGGCCCGGCTACCAGAGCGTCCTCTCGCAGCTCGTGGCCGCGGTGGTCGGCCGCGGGGCCTTCTATTACGTCACGATCGGGTCGGTGCTCGGCGTGCTGTCGCTCTCGGCCAACACCGGATTCGCCGACTTCCCCAGGCTGTGTCGCGTCGTCGCCCAGGACGGCTACCTGCCCAACGGATTCGCCCACCGCGGGCGCCGCCTCGTCTATAGCTGGGGCATCTTCGTCCTCGCCGCCCTCTCCGCCTCGCTCTTGATCGCCTTCGGCGGGATCACGGACCACCTGATCCCGCTCTTCGCGGTCGGTGCCTTCCTGGCGTTCACGCTCTCGCAGGCCGGGATGGTCGTCCACTGGCGGCGGGAAGGGGGGCCGAACGCGAGGCGGTCGGCCGCGATCAACGCCGTCGGGGCGGTGTGCACGGCGCTGACGCTCGTCATCGTCCTGGTCTCGAAGTTCGCCGAGGGCGCCTGGATCATGGTGCTGCTCGTCCCGGCGCTCCTGGCCTGCTTCGCGTTCGTCAACGCGCATTACCGCACCGTGGGCAGGGAGGTGGCGACCGACCTGCCGCTAAACGCGACGGACCTCCGGCCGCCGCTCGCCCTGCTCCCGGTCCGCGGCTGGAGCGCCATCACGCGCAAGGCCCTGCGATTCGCGCTGAAGGTCTCCGACGAGGTCTATGCCCTGCACATCGCCGACGACGAGAACGCGATGCTCGCCCTGGAGGAAGGTTGGGAGCGGAACGTCCGCGAGCCGTGCCGATCGGCCGGCGTGAATCCGCCGAAGCTCATCGTCGTCTATTCGCCCTACCGGCGACTCTACTCCCCGCTCAGGCAGGTCGTCTCGGAGCTCCAGAAGACCCACCCCCGCCGCGACGTCGCCGTCATCGTCCCCCAGCTCGTCCGCACGCGCTGGTACCACTTCCTGCTGCACAATCAGACGGCCTCGGTCATCAAGGTCTACCTGCTTTTGAGCGGATTCCGCCGCGTCGTGGTGATCGACGTGCCCTGGTATCTCTCCGACAGCCTGCCCCCGGCTGCGCCGGCGGACGCGGCATCGTCCCCGGCGCAGCCCGGTCGGATCCGCGACGAGGGCCCGACGGGGCCCTGA
- a CDS encoding PF20097 family protein — protein sequence MKTPKCPKCTQPMDEGFILDQAPGSQSSAKWVEGPPQWSFWTGVKLGGRVKRQVVTYCCPKCGFLESYAKIEE from the coding sequence ATGAAGACCCCGAAATGCCCCAAATGCACCCAGCCGATGGACGAGGGCTTCATCCTCGACCAGGCGCCCGGCTCCCAGTCGTCCGCGAAGTGGGTCGAGGGGCCGCCCCAGTGGTCGTTCTGGACGGGCGTGAAGCTCGGCGGGCGGGTGAAGCGCCAGGTCGTCACGTATTGCTGCCCGAAGTGCGGGTTCCTCGAGTCCTACGCCAAGATCGAGGAGTGA
- a CDS encoding DnaJ C-terminal domain-containing protein, whose amino-acid sequence MPDSDYYEVLGVARDATPDAIKKAYRAMARKHHPDVNPGDKAAEKKFKEVQQAYDVLSDPEKKALYDRYGSAAFEGMAAAGPRTNASEWTSQFGGHGYENVDFSDFFSQFNQGQGAGEEGGAGIFEDLLGRMRGGRASSRPRAGRPVEAHLSIPFLTAVRGGETSINVQRSDGSTESLVVKIPPGVDNGAKLRLKGQGEAATKGGPRGDMTIEISVEPHPYFKRDGRDLVVEVPIGVAEAILGAKVDVPSLDGNKSLTIPAGASSGQKLRLKGQGVPAAGGKPAGDLFVQLKVVVPRNVDDASRKLIEEFAERNKQAPRAGLW is encoded by the coding sequence ATGCCCGATAGCGATTATTACGAGGTTCTCGGCGTGGCGCGCGACGCGACGCCGGATGCGATCAAGAAGGCCTATCGGGCGATGGCGCGCAAGCACCATCCGGACGTGAACCCCGGCGACAAGGCCGCCGAGAAGAAGTTCAAGGAGGTCCAGCAGGCCTACGACGTCCTCTCCGACCCCGAGAAGAAGGCTCTGTACGACCGCTACGGCAGCGCCGCGTTCGAGGGCATGGCCGCGGCCGGCCCGCGGACGAATGCGTCGGAGTGGACCTCCCAGTTCGGCGGCCACGGCTACGAGAACGTCGACTTCTCGGACTTCTTCAGCCAGTTCAACCAGGGGCAGGGCGCCGGCGAGGAGGGCGGGGCGGGGATCTTCGAGGACCTGCTCGGGCGGATGCGGGGCGGCCGGGCGTCCTCTCGCCCCAGGGCGGGTCGGCCCGTGGAGGCCCACCTCTCCATCCCCTTCCTGACGGCGGTCCGCGGCGGCGAGACCTCGATCAACGTCCAGCGGAGCGACGGCTCGACCGAGAGCCTCGTCGTCAAGATCCCGCCGGGCGTCGACAACGGGGCGAAGCTGCGGCTGAAGGGGCAGGGGGAGGCCGCGACCAAGGGCGGCCCCCGCGGCGACATGACCATCGAGATCTCCGTCGAGCCGCACCCCTACTTCAAGCGGGACGGCCGCGACCTCGTGGTCGAGGTGCCCATCGGGGTCGCCGAGGCGATCCTCGGCGCGAAGGTGGACGTCCCCTCCCTCGACGGCAACAAGTCGCTGACGATCCCCGCCGGGGCCTCGTCCGGGCAGAAGCTGCGGCTGAAGGGGCAGGGGGTCCCGGCCGCGGGCGGAAAGCCCGCCGGCGACCTCTTCGTCCAGCTCAAGGTCGTCGTCCCCAGGAACGTGGACGACGCCAGCAGGAAGCTCATCGAGGAGTTCGCCGAGCGCAACAAGCAGGCCCCGCGCGCCGGGCTCTGGTGA
- a CDS encoding chaperone modulator CbpM, which yields MTRPLVPRDLVARQLSVSTQALVKYERLGLIHPSQEGQVEGYDPSEVRRIWTILSFQRDLGINLAGVEVILRLCDRMSRLHSHLGGLAGELAEILDRAETIVDIETDERPPIPMPGPRRDRHG from the coding sequence ATGACTCGACCACTCGTACCCCGCGACCTCGTCGCCAGACAGCTCTCGGTCTCGACCCAGGCGCTCGTCAAGTACGAGCGGCTGGGGCTCATCCACCCCTCGCAGGAGGGCCAGGTGGAGGGCTACGACCCGTCGGAGGTCCGCCGCATCTGGACCATCCTGAGCTTCCAGCGGGACCTCGGCATCAACCTCGCCGGGGTGGAGGTCATCCTCCGCCTCTGCGACCGGATGTCCCGGCTCCACAGCCACCTGGGCGGCCTCGCGGGCGAGCTGGCCGAGATCCTCGATCGCGCCGAGACGATCGTGGACATCGAGACCGACGAGCGGCCCCCTATCCCCATGCCGGGCCCCCGGCGCGATCGCCATGGCTGA
- the rnpA gene encoding ribonuclease P protein component, with protein MDPTSDAPTTAATTEADREGDPASRARFRPHERIKDPADFRRAFDRRRSVSDAVLVVYGVENGLGHARLGISVSRKKVRKASARNRLKRLIREAFRLGKGEIPPGMDLVVIPRPGQPDFAAVRGSMARLGRDLARRLRLQAPSTGSPPPRPAPGPRPDGEPST; from the coding sequence ATGGACCCGACCAGTGACGCTCCGACGACGGCCGCGACCACCGAGGCCGACCGCGAAGGCGACCCGGCCTCGCGAGCCCGGTTCCGGCCCCACGAGCGGATCAAGGACCCGGCGGACTTCCGCCGCGCCTTCGACCGCCGCCGGAGCGTCTCCGACGCGGTGCTCGTCGTCTACGGCGTGGAGAACGGCCTGGGGCACGCGCGGCTCGGGATCTCGGTCTCGCGGAAGAAGGTCCGCAAGGCGTCGGCCCGGAACCGCCTGAAGCGGCTGATCCGCGAGGCCTTCCGCCTGGGCAAGGGGGAGATCCCGCCCGGCATGGATTTGGTCGTCATCCCCCGCCCCGGGCAGCCGGACTTCGCCGCCGTGCGGGGCTCGATGGCGAGGCTCGGCCGCGACCTGGCTCGCCGGCTCCGGCTCCAGGCCCCATCGACGGGATCACCCCCGCCGCGGCCGGCTCCCGGGCCCCGGCCCGACGGCGAGCCCTCGACGTGA
- the yidD gene encoding membrane protein insertion efficiency factor YidD — protein MTAATLRTWLSWPSKLAVAVLLGLIRVYQLTLSPLLGNVCRFEPSCSRYMAESLRKYGLFRGVFRGLKRLSKCHPWHPGGHDPP, from the coding sequence GTGACCGCCGCGACGCTCCGGACGTGGCTGTCCTGGCCGAGCAAGCTCGCGGTGGCGGTCCTCCTCGGGCTCATCCGCGTCTACCAGCTCACGCTGAGCCCGCTGCTCGGCAACGTCTGCCGATTCGAGCCCAGTTGCAGCCGCTACATGGCGGAATCGCTCCGCAAGTACGGCCTCTTCCGGGGCGTCTTCCGGGGCCTGAAGCGGCTGTCGAAGTGCCACCCGTGGCACCCCGGCGGCCACGACCCTCCCTGA
- a CDS encoding NPCBM/NEW2 domain-containing protein produces the protein MKRGRPRSSVLAFPCLLAPFLVLAAAAAADEYRVSALDLSGVTQGWGSPGKDKSVDGRTLTIAGRHFEHGVGTHADSRLAVDLKGSASRLHAWVGVDDEVTGEGSVEFRVVADGKLRWSSGVMRTHQAAKEVDVDLSNARKLILQVADAGDGINYDHADWADATITFEGAKPELLVFHEATYILTPKPSPAPRINGAKVVGVRPGSPFLFTVAATGRKPIAFAAEGLPEGLSLDPATGFITGRTEAKGEHRVRVSATNALGKATRELRIVVGDRLALTPPLGWNSWNCFAGAVTEKNVRDATDAFVNAGLRDHGWTYINIDDFWMTKNDDRDRTLHGPERDASGRINSNPRFPDMKALSDYIHSRGLKAGLYSSPGPTTCGGCLASYKHEKEDAERFAEWGFDYLKYDWCSYGNVEHGTGRAYYAKPYDLMGRMLRAQPRDIVFSLCQYGMDNVWEWGDQVGGNCWRTTGDITDSWGSMSGIGFKQDGHEKYAGPGHWNDPDMLVVGWVGWGPALHPTHLTPSEQYTHITLWSLLSSPLLIGCDLTRLDDFTLNLLTNDEVLDVNQDPLGRPARRVVKREDETEVWARPLEDGSIAVGLFNLGEEEATATVTWAEIEAKAPKAVRDLWRQRDVEVDSNGYTVKLPRHGAALIKVTPGA, from the coding sequence ATGAAACGTGGACGACCTCGCTCATCCGTATTGGCCTTCCCATGCCTGTTGGCCCCGTTCCTGGTCCTCGCCGCGGCGGCCGCGGCCGACGAGTACCGCGTCTCCGCCCTGGACCTCTCGGGGGTGACGCAGGGCTGGGGCAGCCCGGGGAAGGATAAGTCCGTCGACGGGAGGACGCTGACGATCGCCGGCCGGCACTTCGAACACGGCGTCGGGACACACGCCGACTCGCGCCTGGCCGTCGATTTGAAAGGCTCGGCCAGCCGGTTGCACGCCTGGGTCGGCGTCGACGATGAGGTGACCGGCGAGGGCAGCGTCGAGTTCCGCGTCGTCGCCGACGGCAAGCTGCGCTGGTCCAGCGGCGTCATGAGGACGCACCAGGCGGCGAAGGAGGTCGACGTGGACCTCTCGAACGCCAGGAAGCTGATCCTCCAGGTCGCCGACGCGGGCGACGGCATCAACTACGACCACGCCGACTGGGCCGACGCGACGATCACCTTCGAGGGGGCGAAGCCCGAGCTGCTCGTCTTCCATGAGGCGACGTACATCCTGACGCCGAAGCCGTCCCCCGCGCCCCGGATCAACGGCGCCAAGGTCGTGGGCGTCCGGCCCGGCAGCCCTTTCCTGTTCACCGTGGCGGCGACCGGCCGGAAGCCGATCGCCTTCGCGGCCGAGGGCCTGCCCGAGGGCCTCTCCCTCGACCCGGCCACCGGGTTCATCACCGGCCGCACCGAGGCCAAGGGCGAGCACAGGGTCCGGGTCTCGGCGACGAACGCCCTCGGCAAGGCGACGCGCGAGCTCCGGATCGTCGTCGGCGACCGGCTGGCCCTGACGCCCCCGCTCGGCTGGAACTCCTGGAACTGCTTCGCCGGCGCCGTGACCGAGAAGAACGTCCGCGACGCCACCGACGCCTTCGTCAACGCCGGCCTCCGCGACCACGGCTGGACGTACATCAACATCGACGACTTCTGGATGACCAAGAACGACGACAGGGACCGGACCCTGCACGGCCCCGAGCGCGACGCGTCCGGCCGGATCAATTCCAACCCGCGGTTCCCGGACATGAAGGCCCTGTCCGACTACATCCATTCCAGGGGCCTGAAGGCCGGCCTGTACTCCTCGCCCGGGCCGACCACCTGCGGCGGCTGCCTGGCCAGCTACAAGCACGAGAAGGAGGACGCCGAGCGGTTCGCCGAGTGGGGCTTCGACTACCTCAAGTACGACTGGTGCAGCTACGGCAATGTCGAGCACGGCACCGGCCGGGCCTACTACGCGAAGCCGTACGACCTGATGGGCCGGATGCTCCGCGCCCAGCCGCGGGACATCGTCTTCAGCCTCTGCCAGTACGGCATGGACAACGTCTGGGAGTGGGGCGACCAGGTGGGCGGCAACTGCTGGCGGACCACCGGCGACATCACCGACAGCTGGGGCAGCATGTCGGGCATCGGCTTCAAGCAGGACGGGCACGAGAAATACGCCGGCCCCGGCCACTGGAACGACCCGGACATGCTCGTCGTGGGCTGGGTCGGCTGGGGCCCTGCGCTCCACCCCACGCACCTGACTCCCTCCGAGCAGTACACCCACATCACGCTCTGGTCGCTCCTCTCCTCGCCGCTCCTGATCGGCTGCGACCTGACCCGGCTGGACGACTTCACGCTGAACCTCCTGACCAACGACGAGGTCCTGGACGTGAACCAGGATCCGCTGGGCCGCCCGGCGCGCCGCGTCGTCAAGCGCGAGGACGAGACCGAGGTCTGGGCCCGCCCGCTGGAGGACGGCTCGATCGCCGTCGGCCTCTTCAACCTCGGCGAGGAAGAGGCGACCGCCACCGTGACCTGGGCCGAGATCGAGGCGAAGGCCCCGAAGGCGGTCCGCGACCTCTGGCGGCAGAGGGACGTTGAGGTGGATTCCAACGGCTACACCGTGAAGCTGCCCCGCCATGGCGCCGCATTGATCAAGGTCACGCCCGGGGCGTAA